The Oxalobacteraceae bacterium OTU3CINTB1 genome includes a window with the following:
- the tssH gene encoding type VI secretion system ATPase TssH produces the protein MADISRVALFGKLNSLCYRAIESSTVFCKLRGNPYVELVHWLHQILQLQDSDLVRVIRQYDLDPAALARDLTAALDRLPRGSTSVTDLSSQLEESVERAWVYGTLMFGESQVRSGHLIIGLLKTTGLRNALYGMSKQFEKIKLEHLTDNFASLLRESPEAKMVATDGFSGGGASPGEASGAIAPAAMGKQEALKKFTVDLTEQARSGKMDPIVGRDDEIRQMVDILMRRRQNNPIMIGEAGVGKTAVVEGFAQRIARGDVPPSLKEVQLLTLDVGLLQAGASMKGEFEQRLRSVIDEVQASQKPIILFIDETHTLVGAGGAAGTGDAANLLKPALARGTLRTIGATTFAEYKKHIEKDPALTRRFQSIQVDEPSEERAILMMRGVASTMEKHHKVQILDEALEAAVKLSHRYIPARQLPDKSVSLIDTACARVAVSLHATPAEVDDSRKRIEALEVELGIIGREGAIGIDTGKRAADANELLRAERERLAGLETRWNDERALVDQLLSLRARLRDGAQPVEGTGSKLEAAAGTEAPPAPLSDGQRDDLKAQLQDVQARLSALQGESPLILPTVDYQAVAAVVGDWTGIPVGRMAKNEMETILTIASSLAKRVIGQDHAMEMIAKRIQTSRAGLDNPSKPIGVFMLAGTSGVGKTETALALAEALYGGEQNLITINMSEYQEAHTVSTLKGAPPGYVGYGEGGVLTEAVRRKPYSVVLLDEVEKAHPDVHEMFFQVFDKGFMEDGEGRFIDFKNTLIILTTNAGTELIAGLCKDPDLMPAPDDMAKALRPALLKVFPPALLGRMVAIPYYPLSDAMLGEIVKLQLDRIKKRVEVRYKIPFNYSADVVHLVVSRCTEGESGGRMIDAILTNTMLPDMSKEFLHRMMKGRPVEGVTVGVADGEFDYAFTV, from the coding sequence ATGGCCGACATCAGCCGTGTTGCATTGTTTGGCAAACTGAATAGCCTGTGTTACCGGGCGATCGAAAGCAGCACCGTGTTCTGCAAGCTGCGCGGCAACCCATACGTGGAGCTGGTGCACTGGCTGCACCAGATTTTGCAGCTGCAGGATTCCGACCTGGTGCGCGTCATCCGGCAGTACGACCTCGATCCTGCGGCGCTGGCGCGCGACCTGACGGCGGCGCTTGACCGCCTGCCGCGCGGCTCGACATCCGTCACCGACCTGTCGTCCCAGCTGGAGGAGTCTGTCGAACGGGCCTGGGTGTACGGCACCTTGATGTTCGGCGAATCGCAGGTGCGCTCCGGGCACCTGATCATCGGCTTGTTGAAAACCACCGGCCTGCGCAACGCGCTGTATGGCATGTCGAAGCAGTTCGAGAAAATCAAGCTCGAACACCTGACCGACAACTTCGCCAGCCTCCTGCGCGAATCGCCTGAAGCGAAGATGGTCGCCACCGACGGCTTCTCGGGCGGCGGTGCGTCGCCCGGCGAAGCCTCCGGCGCCATCGCCCCGGCAGCGATGGGCAAGCAGGAAGCGTTGAAGAAATTCACCGTCGACCTGACCGAACAGGCGCGCAGCGGAAAGATGGACCCGATCGTCGGCCGCGACGACGAAATCCGCCAGATGGTCGACATCCTGATGCGCCGCCGCCAAAACAACCCGATCATGATCGGCGAGGCCGGCGTCGGCAAGACGGCGGTGGTGGAAGGCTTCGCCCAGCGCATCGCGCGCGGCGATGTGCCGCCGTCGCTCAAGGAAGTGCAGTTGCTGACGTTGGACGTCGGCCTGCTGCAGGCCGGCGCCAGCATGAAGGGCGAGTTCGAACAACGGCTGCGCTCCGTCATCGACGAGGTACAAGCCAGCCAGAAGCCCATCATCCTGTTCATCGATGAAACGCACACGCTGGTCGGCGCAGGCGGCGCGGCCGGCACGGGCGACGCAGCCAACCTGCTGAAACCGGCCCTGGCGCGCGGCACACTGCGCACCATCGGCGCCACCACCTTCGCCGAATATAAGAAGCACATAGAAAAAGACCCGGCGTTGACGCGCCGCTTCCAATCGATCCAGGTCGACGAGCCGAGCGAGGAACGCGCCATCCTGATGATGCGGGGAGTCGCCTCGACGATGGAAAAACACCACAAGGTGCAAATCCTCGACGAAGCGCTGGAAGCGGCCGTGAAGCTGTCGCACCGTTACATCCCGGCGCGCCAGTTGCCCGACAAATCGGTCAGCCTGATCGACACCGCCTGCGCGCGCGTGGCCGTCAGCCTGCACGCCACGCCGGCCGAAGTGGACGACAGCCGCAAGCGCATCGAAGCGCTGGAGGTCGAACTGGGCATCATCGGCCGCGAAGGCGCGATCGGCATCGACACGGGCAAGCGCGCCGCCGACGCGAACGAATTGCTCCGCGCCGAACGCGAACGCCTGGCCGGCCTGGAAACGCGCTGGAACGACGAACGAGCGCTGGTCGACCAGTTGCTGTCGCTGCGCGCGCGGTTGCGCGACGGCGCCCAACCGGTGGAAGGCACCGGCAGCAAGCTCGAAGCGGCTGCCGGCACCGAAGCGCCGCCGGCGCCGCTGAGCGACGGCCAGCGCGACGACCTTAAAGCGCAACTGCAGGACGTGCAGGCCAGGCTGTCCGCGCTGCAGGGCGAAAGCCCGCTGATCCTGCCGACGGTCGACTATCAGGCGGTGGCCGCCGTGGTCGGCGACTGGACCGGCATCCCGGTCGGCCGCATGGCCAAGAACGAGATGGAAACCATCCTGACGATTGCCTCGTCCTTGGCCAAGCGCGTCATCGGCCAGGACCACGCGATGGAGATGATCGCCAAGCGCATCCAGACCTCGCGCGCGGGCCTCGACAACCCGAGCAAGCCGATCGGCGTGTTCATGCTGGCCGGTACATCTGGCGTCGGCAAGACCGAGACCGCGCTGGCGCTGGCCGAGGCGTTGTACGGCGGCGAGCAAAACCTCATCACCATCAACATGAGCGAATACCAGGAAGCGCACACGGTATCGACCCTGAAAGGCGCGCCGCCGGGCTACGTCGGCTACGGCGAAGGCGGCGTGCTGACCGAAGCGGTGCGCCGCAAGCCGTACTCCGTGGTGCTGCTCGACGAGGTCGAGAAAGCCCACCCGGACGTGCACGAGATGTTCTTCCAGGTCTTCGACAAGGGCTTTATGGAGGATGGGGAAGGGCGTTTCATCGATTTCAAGAACACGCTGATCATCCTGACGACAAACGCCGGCACAGAACTCATCGCTGGTTTGTGCAAAGACCCGGACCTGATGCCGGCGCCGGACGACATGGCCAAGGCACTGCGTCCGGCGCTGCTGAAGGTTTTCCCGCCGGCGCTGCTGGGCCGGATGGTGGCCATTCCCTACTACCCGCTGTCGGACGCGATGCTGGGCGAAATTGTCAAGCTGCAGCTGGACCGCATCAAGAAGCGTGTCGAGGTGCGCTACAAGATCCCGTTCAATTACAGCGCGGACGTCGTTCACTTAGTCGTGTCGCGCTGCACTGAGGGCGAATCGGGTGGCCGGATGATCGACGCGATTCTGACCAACACGATGCTGCCGGACATGTCGAAGGAGTTCCTGCACCGGATGATGAAGGGGCGGCCGGTCGAGGGAGTGACTGTCGGCGTGGCCGATGGCGAGTTCGACTATGCATTTACGGTCTGA
- the tssG gene encoding type VI secretion system baseplate subunit TssG, whose amino-acid sequence MRDPVELDLQLERHAARMDFFQTLRLIENAHPELPRIGASLRPRDDAVRFGQDPELIFHAAALGQFKRASGESRARLAVNFFGLLGANGPLPTHLTEYVRGRLRNGGDSTMLAFLDVFHHRMLALFYRARASAEPTISLDRADADRYSMFVGSLFGIGAPALRERDDLSDFAKLHFAGLMASRNRPASGLVSILRAYFKLPLHVEQFVGHWMRLPADAYSRIGQAEQGNRLGGSMVLGRGVWDCQTKFRIVIGPIPYADYQRLLPGGDSLRRLQAWVRSYAGLALDWDLRLVLDKHERPPLRLGAATGGTRLGWTSWLASAAPQGHHDQLLIHPR is encoded by the coding sequence ATGCGCGATCCTGTAGAACTCGATCTCCAACTCGAACGGCACGCCGCGCGCATGGACTTCTTCCAGACGCTGCGGCTGATTGAAAACGCCCACCCGGAGCTGCCGCGCATCGGCGCCTCCCTGCGCCCGCGCGACGACGCGGTGCGCTTCGGCCAGGACCCGGAGCTGATTTTCCACGCCGCCGCGCTGGGCCAGTTCAAGCGCGCCTCGGGCGAGTCGCGCGCCCGGCTGGCGGTCAATTTCTTCGGACTGCTGGGCGCCAACGGTCCGCTGCCGACGCATTTGACCGAATACGTGCGCGGACGCCTGCGCAACGGCGGCGACAGCACGATGCTCGCCTTCCTCGACGTCTTCCACCACCGCATGCTCGCGCTGTTCTACCGTGCACGCGCCAGCGCCGAACCGACCATCAGTCTTGATCGGGCGGACGCGGACCGCTACTCGATGTTTGTCGGCAGCCTGTTCGGCATCGGCGCGCCGGCGCTGCGCGAGCGTGACGACCTGAGCGACTTCGCCAAGCTGCATTTCGCCGGCCTGATGGCCAGCCGCAACCGGCCGGCATCGGGGCTGGTGTCGATCCTGCGCGCCTATTTCAAGCTGCCTCTGCACGTCGAGCAATTCGTCGGCCATTGGATGCGGCTGCCGGCCGACGCCTACAGCCGCATCGGCCAGGCCGAGCAGGGCAACCGGCTGGGCGGCTCGATGGTGCTGGGGCGCGGCGTCTGGGATTGTCAGACCAAGTTCCGCATCGTCATCGGGCCGATTCCGTATGCAGATTATCAGCGGCTGCTGCCCGGTGGCGACAGCTTGCGCCGCCTGCAGGCATGGGTGCGCAGTTACGCCGGCCTGGCGCTCGACTGGGACCTGCGGCTGGTGTTGGACAAACACGAGCGGCCGCCGTTACGACTGGGCGCCGCCACGGGAGGCACCCGGCTTGGCTGGACCAGCTGGCTGGCCAGCGCCGCGCCGCAGGGGCATCACGACCAGTTATTGATACACCCACGTTAA